The Nilaparvata lugens isolate BPH unplaced genomic scaffold, ASM1435652v1 scaffold5596, whole genome shotgun sequence genome has a segment encoding these proteins:
- the LOC120356037 gene encoding uncharacterized protein LOC120356037 — MKFRVSSDGNTLDLVSCVDEHNHDRNQETHSLLPRQRQLDIETREMVQHMLKLRVNKKLLQAELLSSKKVLLKDLHNLNAKKDSEDSLQDTLKYLQNKDGNIVEIVSNEENQFLGLFYQDIEMQRTYSTYPEILFVDAIYKVSNLRIPLYILIVEDGNGNSEIVALMLLASEDALTIDKMVEVFKKHNPAWENTVTIMTDKDFQERKSFKNGFQRAEMLICLFHTLRSFKREINCEKMGISSGERVLYQEYAQKLTYSKNEDEYNSIYDEIKRLKLIKFIDYFEKNWHPIKEEWVPALQTAVSFGNRTNNRLESINSKVMQVVQRHSRLPDLFKNLECLLLSLRAERDGKAAKVLLKVPLNVDIVHEDESCYLHVLTPYAFGLIHDRFALKDKVQIVSEISISEFQIASSQGLLTTSESRCSCRFFYSYNLPCHHVLHVREKLSLPLFDSILVPQRWTKEFYLNNSRLMLTDTTRSLAEAVITQSSVSTKKVLSQNDKYRMAITKIQKIATLASEVSSRQFPQRMQVLNDIIRLWELDKEVSVVEVETFCGSEVHLDEVSFVDPPEETHQENLDQSSLMSHEHILFDENPEESAMQQSSLISNAHILDHDYASPVAKSCGKKSSTNTGQTMKISHDSKVSVENNFVKESSVVVDIGSFNVHHNTFIEIPSVGDLNEGLGMPQTKLSTGETPVLPLMPKKMKQKGRPKGANSTVIGLPRKKGKSNRMIPFERKKSRDRQLLMLQWFITRDRAFLALDGQVVEKHEVEVNENKVSSGCLDSRCEIKSIRKYFTSDAWKSIESLVKFKRNNHPFFCSECKLDSCEDSVSCSGCLENFHLRCSGVKVLSKSKKWYCRRCYSQHASTEV, encoded by the exons ATGAAATTCAGGGTTTCTTCTGATGGCAACACTTTGGATTTGGTCTCCTGCGTTGACGAGCACAATCATGATCGAAATCAG GAGACTCATTCACTTCTACCTCGACAGCGTCAGCTAGACATTGAAACCAGAGAAATGGTGCAGCATATGCTGAAATTGAGGGTCAACAAGAAATTGCTTCAAGCTGAACTTCTCTCCTCCAAGAAGGTATTGTTAAAGGACTTGCACAACCTCAATGCAAAAAAGGATTCAGAAGACAGTTTACAGGACACATTGAAGTATCTTCAGAACAAAGATggtaatattgttgaaattgtgaGCAATGAAGAAAATCAATTTCTTGGGTTATTCTATCAGGACATTGAGATGCAAAGAACTTACTCAACTTATCCTGAAATTTTGTTTGTTGATGCAATTTACAAAGTTTCCAACTTACGAATCCCCTTGTACATTCTTATTGTAGAGGACGGCAATGGCAATTCAGAAATTGTGGCTCTAATGTTGCTTGCTTCAGAAGATGCCCTCACCATAGATAAAATGGTTGAGGTATTCAAGAAGCATAATCCGGCTTGGGAAAATACAGTCACAATTATGACTGACAAAGACTTCCAAGAGAGGAAGTCTTTTAAAAATGGGTTTCAAAGGGCAGAAATGTTGATCTGTTTATTTCACACATTAAGATCATTTAAAAGAGAAATCAACTGTGAAAAGATGGGAATTTCTAGTGGAGAAAGAGTTCTGTACCAAGAGTATGCCCAGAAATTGACCTATTCTAAAAATGAGGATGAATATAACTCCATCtatgatgaaattaaaagatTAAAACTAATAAAGTTCATCGATTACTTCGAAAAAAATTGGCATCCAATAAAAGAAGAATGGGTCCCAGCTCTTCAGACTGCGGTTAGTTTTGGAAACAGAACAAATAACCGCTTAGAATCGATCAATTCCAAAGTCATGCAGGTTGTCCAGCGACATTCACGGCTTCCAGatcttttcaaaaatcttgAATGTTTGTTGTTGAGTTTGAGAgcagagagagatggaaaagCTGCTAAAGTTCTCTTGAAAGTTCCTCTAAATGTTGATATTGTGCATGAAGATGAGAGTTGTTACTTGCATGTTCTCACCCCATATGCTTTTGGTTTGATTCATGATAGATTTGCTCTCAAAGATAAAGTTCAAATAGTTAGTGAAATTTCAATTAGTGAATTCCAGATTGCATCATCACAAGGACTCCTAACGACTTCAGAGAGTAGATGTAGCTGCCGATTCTTCTACTCCTACAATCTACCTTGCCACCATGTCTTGCATGTAAGAGAAAAACTTTCTCTGCCTCTCTTTGACAGTATTCTTGTCCCACAAAGATGGACTAAGGAATTCTATTTGAACAATAGTCGTTTGATGTTAACAGACACCACAAGAAGTCTTGCAGAGGCAGTCATTACTCAGTCATCTGTGTCTACGAAGAAAGTTTTGTCACAAAATGATAAATACCGCATGGCCATCAcaaaaattcagaaaatagCTACACTTGCTTCGGAAGTATCTAGTAGACAGTTTCCTCAAAGGATGCAAGTTTTAAATGATATAATTAGACTGTGGGAACTTGATAAAGAAGTTTCTGTTGTGGAGGTTGAAACCTTTTGTGGCAGTGAGGTTCATCTTGATGAAGTGTCTTTTGTGGATCCACCTGAAGAAACCCATCAGGAAAATCTAGATCAGTCATCCTTGATGAGTCACGAACACATCTTGTTCGACGAAAATCCAGAGGAGTCAGCAATGCAGCAATCCAGCTTAATCAGCAATGCACACATTTTGGACCATGATTATGCTTCGCCTGTTGCAAAATCATGTGGCAAGAAGAGTTCAACAAATACCGGACAAACAATGAAAATCAGTCATGATAGTAAAGTGTCTGTGGAAAACAACTTTGTTAAAGAAAGTTCAGTTGTAGTTGACATTGGCAGTTTTAATGTACACCACAACACATTTATAGAAATTCCTAGTGTGGGTGACCTCAATGAGGGACTAGGCATGCCACAAACAAAACTGTCAACAGGTGAAACCCCTGTTCTACCTCTCATGCCCAAAAAAATGAAACAGAAGGGCAGGCCAAAGGGTGCTAATAGTACTGTTATAGGGCTTCCGAGAAAAAAAGGGAAATCAAACAGAATGATTCCGTTTGAAAGAAAGAAGAGTAGGGATCGGCAGTTGTTGATGCTCCAGTGGTTTATCACACGAGATAGAGCCTTCCTCGCACTTGACGGACAAGTTGTCGAGAAACATGAAGTTGAAGTGAATGAGAATAAGGTGAGCTCTGGATGCTTGGACAGTAGATgtgaaataaaatctataagaaaGTACTTCACATCGGACGCGTGGAAAAGTATTGAAAGTTTGGTAAAATTCAAAAGAAACAATCATCCATTTTTTTGTTCAGAATGCAAGTTGGATTCTTGTGAAGATAGTGTATCATGCAGTGGTTGTTTGGAGAACTTTCATCTTAGGTGTAGTGGAGTGAAAGTTCTCTCCAAATCTAAGAAATGGTACTGTAGGCGTTGCTATAGTCAGCATGCAAGCACTGAAGTTTAA